A part of Xenopus tropicalis strain Nigerian chromosome 4, UCB_Xtro_10.0, whole genome shotgun sequence genomic DNA contains:
- the znf276 gene encoding zinc finger protein 276, with protein sequence MKRERRRGNAASERKRRAQVAVPEGIRSVGCAVQLGRDERIQGIGKTVGTGYCRLCHGKFSSRSLRHAFGKVPVTGLSSEKQKRLDHVFFADFHQLVGVSVRQDPELPQFVCKHCHAQFYKCRSVLRTFIQKVNTSPTNPHGNKSDKIHDVIGSTTGPCADLITSTPECLHSLVNWTHKHAGGCSFLPILQRVMATQYCGIIQAVWECGGGHDYIMQPDSDCISSPAQPEEEMSPEQGLSGNGIHRINTRTIPDSEYNPPDRINTASVLLDTCVVVNHITQNRTPSPPLAAPDSSQGQDCRNSTLASNDHSKEDCSDLSDGDFQSQEEGEPGQQPSSDDSFEPCIAKRNPQKKREPRKSQKLTEFREKKKPGPKPGWKKIKREREELPTIYKCPYQGCTAVYRGADGMKKHIKEHHEEVRERPCPHPGCNKVFMIDRYLQRHVKLIHTEERNHICDQCGQAFKQRKHLSVHQMRHSGAKPLQCEVCGFQCRQRASLKYHMTKHKAEADLEFACDQCAKRFEKAHNLNVHMSMVHPLTQSPAKQPETEPDAHSGTTEEQVLKPELTQQLPP encoded by the exons ATGAAGCGGGAGAGACGTAGGGGGAATGCGGCTTCGGAGCGGAAAAGAAGAGCTCAGGTGGCGGTACCGGAAGGGATCAGATCTGTGGGCTGTGCCGTGCAGCTGGGCCGAGATGAGCGGATCCAGG GCATTGGCAAGACTGTGGGCACTGGGTACTGCCGTCTCTGTCATGGCAAGTTCTCCTCTCGTAGCCTGCGCCATGCTTTTGGGAAAGTGCCAGTGACAGGTCTGAGCTCAGAGAAGCAGAAGCGCCTGGACCATGTGTTCTTTGCCGACTTCCATCAACTGGTGGGTGTATCTGTGCGTCAGGATCCCGAGCTGCCGCAGTTTGTGTGCAAGCACTGCCATGCTCAGTTTTACAAATGTCGCAGTGTGCTGAGAACTTTCATTCAGAAAGTAAACACTTCGCCTACCAACCCTCATGGCAACAAATCTGA CAAAATACATGATGTCATCGGTTCTACCACAGGTCCCTGTGCAG ATTTAATCACTTCAACTCCTGAATGTCTACATAGCCTGGTGAACTGGACACACAAACATGCAGGAGGCTGCTCCTTCCTACCTATACTGCAGAGGGTGATGGCCACACAGTACTGTGGTATTATACAAGCAGTGTGGGAGTGTGGAGGGGGACATGACTATATCATGCAACCAGATTCAGATTGCATCTCCTCACCTGCTCAACCAGAGGAGGAAATGAGCCCCGAGCAGGGCTTAAGTGGCAATGGAATACACCGTATTAACACAAGGACTATACCTGATTCAGAGTACAACCCCCCTGATCGAATAAACACCGCATCTGTGCTTCTTGATACCTGTGTTGTAGTAAATCATATCACGCAAAACAGAACACCTTCTCCACCCTTGGCTGCTCCAGACTCATCACAAG gtCAAGACTGCAGGAACTCTACTCTCGCCTCCAATGACCACTCCAAAGAAGATTGCAGCGACCTCTCAGATGG AGATTTCCAGAGCCAGGAGGAAGGAGAACCTGGACAGCAGCCGTCCTCAGATGACTCCTTTGAACCATGCATAGCAAAGAG GAACCCTCAAAAGAAAAGAGAACCCAGAAAGTCCCAAAAGCTGACAGAATTCAGAGAGAAAAAGAAGCCAGGTCCCAAACCAGGCTGGAAGAAAATTAAGCGGGAACG GGAGGAACTGCCTACAATTTATAAGTGTCCTTACCAAGGCTGCACAGCTGTATACAGAGGTGCTGACGGTATGAAG AAACACATTAAAGAACATCACGAGGAAGTGCGGGAGCGACCATGTCCACACCCTGGCTGCAACAAAGTATTTATGATAGATCGGTACCTTCAGAGGCACGTTAAGCTCATTCACACAG AGGAGAGAAACCACATCTGTGACCAGTGTGGACAAGCTTTCAAGCAACGGAAGCACCTCTCTGTGCATCAGATGAGACACTCTGGTGCCAAACCTTTACA ATGTGAAGTATGTGGCTTTCAGTGCAGACAGAGAGCATCGTTGAAGTACCACATGACCAAGCACAAAGCTGAGGCAGATTTGGAGTTTGCCTGTGACCAATGTGCCAAACGCTTTGAGAAGGCTCATAATCTCAATGTGCACATGTCTATGGTACATCCACTTACACAGAGCCCAGCCAAGCAGCCAGAAACAGAGCCCGATGCCCACTCAGGGACAACAGAAGAGCAAGTATTGAAACCAGAACTGAcacagcagctcccaccctaa